In Scomber japonicus isolate fScoJap1 chromosome 19, fScoJap1.pri, whole genome shotgun sequence, a single genomic region encodes these proteins:
- the odf2a gene encoding outer dense fiber protein 2 produces MKKTMRTRSSSPPIHVHVNDDTAVHVHVKSQRKSPSRSPQADKGNLRPSAKVKTRVPWIPPGKTSIRDGSYKWEGPTHRLEITPLLPDPEPEPPQSVLRLADLTSEEEEGLHGRISQYERKIDSLLSEVSSLKNEVELRKKEQLLERRSEQLSVSQRVIAEQEEELAEVTKELEVTERENSRLRHSMEKMLEDTDYSRLERDSVQQDKDTLLRKLMEAEVDGTAAAKQVSALRESVSKLSGTCSESSVLARQKELLLQKLETFEATNRTLRHLLREHHSSQMESIRLSEQKDALLKTLADTEAENAHLLVKVQEKEKEIIQLATLLDTEKDNAKSTSDLSKSLETTRAHLQGQLRNKEAENNRLAVQIKNLERAANQQKAEMDHLMDQLVRLKQQANVDREDLKRATRAQKLRAERSEDTAGQLSEQLLDMEQQMSDALSAAETWQSRHDQESKDKSKLEVELSVLNSRVAELTEQLQGTEEKGRTERESLLDHLHGLTTQSTAVKLENQSLKATASAVEEKLALSQSELQHVKASIKQYENLLESYKTQVRKTRSEADEYCARLAEAEREAKAVREELEKEIEHVRREMLGRLAELEDLPEALQHSELQLQEAQERERSQERRSIELSSTLTDIRMKVETQGSQMELLRQKNKVLLEENRQLQQQVEILERKLEEAVGQNGDLLAVIAKREESVQGNQLRLEEKTRECSMLSRKLEEALDDARHQMSETIDRATTKERSTQSKIEDLETQLSRTTSEINQLRRSKEEVERRYQSRLQDVKDRLEQSDSTNRSLQNYVQFLKASYANVFGDSVLSSSLRAPSPI; encoded by the exons ATG AAGAAAACAATGAGAACTCGCTCAAGTTCACCTCCAATTCATGTGCACGTCAACGATGACACAGCGGTCCACGTGCATGTGAAGAGCCAGAGGAAGAGTCCCTCCAGGTCACCTCAG GCCGACAAAGGAAACCTCCGTCCTTCAGCCAAAGTCAAAACTCGAGTGCCGTGGATTCCACCGGGGAAGACCTCCATCCGGGACGGCTCATACAAGTGGGAG GGGCCAACGCACCGCCTTGAGATCACACCATTGCTCCCTGATCCAGAACCTGAACCTCCCCAAAGTGTACTGCGATTGGCCGACCTCACatcagaagaagaggaggggctTCACGGACGAATCAGCCAGTACGAGAGGAAGATTGACAGCTTACTGTCAGAAGTCAGCTCTCTGAAGAATGAG GTGGAGCTGAGGAAGAAAGAGCAGCTGCTGGAGCGTCGGTCAGAGCAGCTGAGTGTCTCCCAGCGGGTGATagcagagcaggaagaggagctgGCTGAGGTGACCAAAGAGCTGGAGGTGACTGAAAGGGAGAACTCCAGACTACGTCATTCCATGGAGAAGATGCTGGAGGACACTGACTACAGCAg ACTAGAGAGGGACAGTGTGCAACAAGACAAAGACACTCTACTAAGGAAACTGATGGAGGCTGAGGTGGACGGGACAGCAGCTGCTAAGCAGGTGTCAGCTCTGAGAGAATCCGTTTCCAAACTGTCCGGCACTT GCTCTGAGTCGTCAGTCTTGGCCCGTCagaaggagctgctgctgcagaaaCTGGAGACATTTGAGGCTACAAACAGAACCCTGAGGCACCTTCTCAGAGAGCATCACAGCTCCCAG ATGGAGTCAATCCGTCTGTCAGAGCAGAAGGATGCTTTACTCAAGACACTGGCAGACACAGAGGCAGAGAATGCT CATCTTCTGGTGAAAGttcaagagaaagagaaagagattaTTCAACTTGCCACACTTTTAGATACTGAAAAG GATAATGCAAAGAGCACATCAGATTTATCCAAGAGTCTGGAGACAACAAGAGCTCATTTACAGGGACAGCTCCGTAATAAAGAAGCTGAGAATAACCGGCTGGCTGTGCAGATAAAG AACCTGGAGCGAGCAGCCAACCAGCAGAAGGCAGAGATGGATCACCTGATGGATCAGCTGGTGAGGCTGAAGCAGCAGGCCAACGTAGACCGAGAGGATCTGAAACGAGCCACACGGGCCCAGAAGTTGAGAGCCGAACGCAGCGAGGACACGGCAGGCCAGCTGAGCGAGCAGCTGCTGGACATG GAGCAGCAGATGTCAGACGCACTGTCAGCAGCTGAGACTTGGCAAAGTCGCCATGACCAAGAATCAAAAGATAAAAGTAAACTTGAGGTTGAACTGTCTGTGTTGAAcag TCGTGTTGCCGAGCTGACGGAGCAGCTGCAGGGCACAGAGGAAAAAGGACGAACAGAGAGAGAATCCCTGTTAGATCACCTGCATGGACTGACTACACAGAGTACTGCTGTCAAACTGGAGAACCAGTCCCTGAAG GCTACAGCATCTGCAGTGGAGGAGAAGCTGGCTTTGTCTCAGTCAGAGCTCCAACATGTCAAAGCTTCCATCAAGCAATATGAAAACCTGCTGGAAAGCTATAAGACCCAG GTGAGGAAAACCCGGTCTGAGGCGGACGAGTACTGTGCCCGGCTGGCAGAGGCGGAGCGGGAGGCCAAGGCGGTGCGAGAAGAGCTGGAGAAAGAGATAGAGCATGTGCGCAGGGAGATGCTGGGGCGGCTGGCAGAGCTGGAGGATCTTCCCGAAGCCCTGCAACACTCTGAACTCCAGCTGCAGGAGGCTCAGGAGAGGGAGCGAAGCCAGGAGAGACGCAGCATAGAGCTCAGCTCTACACTGACAGACATACGCATGAAG GTGGAGACTCAGGGCAGCCAGATGGAGCTCCTCAGGCAGAAGAACAAGGTGCTACTGGAGGAAAACAGACAGCTTCAGCAGCAAGTGGAGATTCTGGAAAG AAAACTGGAGGAGGCTGTCGGTCAGAACGGTGACCTGCTGGCTGTCATCGCCAAACGGGAAGAGAGCGTCCAAGGCAATCAGCTCCGCCTTGAAGAGAAAACAAGGGAATGTTCCATGCTGAGCCGAAAGCTAGAGGAGGCACTGGATGATGCTCGCCATCAG ATGTCTGAGACCATAGACCGTGCTACAACCAAAGAACGCTCCACCCAGTCCAAGATAGAGGATTTGGAGACCCAGCTCAGCAGGACTACCTCTGAAATCAACCAACTGAGACGCAGCAAAGAGGAG GTGGAGCGGCGGTATCAGAGCCGACTGCAGGACGTGAAGGATCGCCTGGAGCAGTCGGACAGCACCAACCGCAGCCTGCAGAACTACGTCCAGTTCCTCAAAGCCTCCTACGCCAATGTGTTTGGGGACTCGGTTCTAAGCAGCTCACTGCGCGCCCCCTCGCCCATCTAA